TTCAGACGAAAAAGTTTAGAAACCTATACTAGAGGTTTAAAATATAGACTTTCGCCTGTGGCCCTTCATTCATAAACTGACACTTGCTTATAGCATTGAGATCTTgatatattcaaaatatttcataaatagCCTTCCAATCCAGTCGGACTAGAACTATTTAGGTTAGACTTTCCAATCACATAAAGCCATTCCAGTGAGGCTGTGGCTGCGGCTAACAGACCTGCGAAGTCAGAGTGCAAAGTGCGCAGATGCTGCACTCCAGCGCCCGCTGCACCGCCCAGCCACCCATTCTAGAGGCCCATTTCTTGGAAACTAATACCACTACTCCTCGGCTAGCTGCAGCCTCCCATCTTTTCCAGATCtaagagcgagcgagagaggaGCGGAGAAGGCGCGAGAGAGTAGGCGCACTCGAAGTTCACGTTCACGGCGCCTGGAAGCTGCAGCCCGAAAATTGTCCTGTTAGTACGAGAAAACTATTGACAGGCGAAAGGTCTAAAATTGCTCATATTCTGGCAGAAAAAGCAGATTGGCTTCAAAAGTCTGACAGCCGCAATGGCTCACGTTCAGCTCAACGCAGGAAATGGGCAAACACCAAGCAACGGGAATAATGTCGAGGATAATGAACGTAAGTCTGCCGATTGGCAATTGTGAAATCATAATAGAAAATTGAGTGATTGCCCGGAAAGTGCACAAGTGTTGGTCTGTACAGTCTTAGTGGAAGGACATATGTACATACCTACGCACGTAGTGTTCGTCATGTATCAGGATATGTGTaggtatatatgtatgtatcatAAAGGTGTATGTCAGCAGCAGCTAGCATCTTTGACATAGCTAGGATGCTTTTTGGCCTGGCGTTGGGTGGTAACTTAAACGGGAGAGCGAGAATGAGAGCAGGAtaacagagagagagaaattTCTGTGAGAGCGCCAGAGATGCCACTGCTGCCCAATAGCAACAAGTTTTTGAACTTAAGCCAAATCAGATAAGGCTAGAACTATCTCGATTTCGTTAGGTTTTTTTCGTAGTGTATAAAAGggtattaaatataattattataatcgGCAAGCATTTATATTATTCAAGACTAAGACTATAATTAAAAGTAActtatttcttttatttcctTAGCCTATCAAATAAGTGACGATGATTTGGATGACCTGGATGATGATTGCTTGCTCGAGGAGGCAGATACTTCTGGGGCAGGCAATAATGTGGGACGTGGTCCTTATGAGCGTGCTTGGACCACAGAGGCCACCAGAGCATTGATTCACATACGCGGTCCCATGGAGGGTAGCTTTACAGAGGGCAGGTGAGCAAGGCTATTATTCCACAGTAAAGACATCTTTGTAAAAGTAACTCCCTCACAGACAAAAACGGACTGCTCTTTGGCTGCACTGCACTCGGCAACTACAGCGACTGGGATTTCGCTACTCCGCCGCAAAAGTGCAGAAGAAGTGGCATAACATCCTCATCACATACAACAAGAATCTGAACAAAAAATACGTATCCGGCTATGTGCACTGGGAGTTCTTCGAAGAGATGTTCAAGTATCTGCAGGGAAAGAAGGCCGACTTTGATATGCACTTGCCACAACAGCCTTCAAATGCGCCACAAGCTCCACATTCTGCAAATGGGCAAAACCCGAACCCGGGAATTCCCCAGCAACCTTTACAGCTTCAACCTACTCCGGTGAGCCTAAAGCCTGGAACACCCCAAATGCAGCTGCAACTTCCACCCCAGACTGCGGCCAAGGACAGCCAGCCGTATATTACACCTGTGGATcaggtcctgctgcaggcccaGATGAATCTGGACAGCAAGTCCAACGATGAGTTCGATGAAGATAGCAACAGCATGTCGGAGGTAGTCCGTCAACCCAAAATGGAGTACGATGGCGATCAAGCTGCGGAGGCGGAACGTACAAACGATAGCAGCCAACATCTGGAAGTTAATGGCAAGCTATACGATCTCGCACGACCCATGGGCTCGCACCAAGCTCCTGGCATTCCCGATGACATATGGTGGAAGGATTACTTTGAAAGAAAACTGGAGGTGGAGCGGGAGAAGATAGAGCTGCAACGAAATCTACAGCGCGAACAGGTGCAGATCCAAAAAATGTCGCTGGTGCAGCAGGAGCGCATTGAGCGCATGAAGATCGATGCCATCAACAGCCTGACGGGCACGCTGCAAAAGTTGGTGGAGGCCAAGTGTCGCCGGGCCTAAGATGAATCTGTTCCCTCCCAGTAAATTTCGATAACTTTAGGCTTCGATTCGTCTGTATCTAGTTGTGTGTGTAAATACAATTTCGGCCAACTAAAACACTCTACGGCTGCCAGTCAATCTCAAAAATGCTAGCCAGGGAGGTCTGCTTTCCATGGGGCTTCTCCAGACCATAACTTAGACTCCAGATATCTGTGGTAAAGATGAGACCTTCTCCTGCATTCAGTCGCATCCGCAAGCTTGGGCATATTCCTTTATTGCAGGGCTTCTTTGGATGGAGAACCATCTCAAAGTGGCCACTTAGTTGCTGGATGAGCACCAGACCACGTAAGTATATATCGGCTTGGTTTCGCTTTTGCTGATGGACTGCCAATAGCCAGCTGGAGTAATACGGAGCCAGGTGAAGAGGATAGTAGTAGGGACGATCCAGAAATAGTCGAGAGGACTTTACAGCCTTCTTCTGACAGTTCCTCAGTTGAAGGTGCCAGGAATTCGATGTCTGTCCCTGCCATGAATGAATCTTATCCAGAGCCGCCTGTAGGTTGAATAGTTTCCTCAGCAACAGATTGCTGGCAACATCACAAGGTTCACTGGCTAGCCACTGAGGTGACTTCTTCTCGATTTGCTCTAGGAGACGACGAACATCCGTTTGCAGTCCAGTGTCTGTTATAATCACTGGTTGCCCACGTTCTAAGTGCTCAGACTCCAAGGAGGAGTAGCTTACATTGGAAACAGCGGCTATTCCCtctgaaaattaaattaataagaaataGGTAATTAGCAAATTAAAGAACTGAACTCACCTAAACCTTCACAAAGAGCACAATTCTGCCACAAAGTCTCCCCTTTACCCAACGATGGTGTCTGCTCTTGGACACTTTGATCGCGTGGTATTAGACACATGGCCTGATAGTAGGGCCTCCAATCCCACAGTGGAAGGATCTGTATGAGCACCAATCGACCCAGAGCACTTAGCCACCAAGAAAAGGTGTCACTACATAGCCAAAGCAGATAAATAAACACCAGCGGCAGTAGGATGAAGCACCATTTCTTGATTCTAGCCAAGCGGATTCTCCAAATCAAAGGTTGACATACAGCCAGCATTTCCTTTGCGGAAAACCCTTGACCACGACACTCTTCAAAGAATACTTTCAGTTCCTCCGCCATGTTCCTAACACGTTCAAGGACTAAACACAAATGAATCCCTTCTGGGCAGGATACGGTTTTCTAGCCACGCACATGCGCGCGATAAGCAATTTCCTCGCGGAAAATCTAATTTTCTAACTCATTGCGCACCCAGACGTGCATCCTAGTGATAAGTGGCATAAAGGATGCTCCAATCGGCGAAAGGAAAGTGAAACCATATTGAGctttaaatgtttattggCTTAAATTGAAAGATATTAAAAGTTCTGCTTGGTAGAGGTAAATTCATTGCGGGTTTTCAGACAAATAGGATTTCTTGGGTGCCTTACATATCTTCGGCGGAAGGAGGAGGACCACGAGGTGGCCTGCAGTTGGTAAAGTACTCTTTTACTTCAGTACACTGCTGGGAATCATTTCGAATTGAGTCTGGGCAATTCTTCATTAAATTGCGGAACACACAGCCCATGAGGTGACCAGCATCATGAGGACACATTGGGAATCCGGGTGGGGGAGATGGAGCAGGACGAGGAGGTAGATTAGCCTCGAACTCCGCGACTTTGTTGGCACACGTGGTGAAGGCCTGGGTGGCAGCGGTCTGCAGATCGGAACTGTCCTCAAACACCTCCTCCAAATAGTTCTTCAGCTTCGCCTCATCCAGTTTTCGGTTTTGATAGATGCCAGTCTCGTTAAAGATGCAGGAGAAGAAGCACTGAACGGAGGGAGTGTAATCAAGTTATCATGATCAAGAACAATATTCCTGTGGTACTAACTGGTGGGGGATgcggatgatgatgacgacgctTGCTCTCAAAGGATCCACTGCCTTCCCCAtccgacggcggcggcggagtCATGTCAAACTTGATGCACTTTTGCTTCAACTCGTCGGTCACGAAGTCCGGCATTGTACAACAAGTTTTGGGATTGACATACGATGGCCGTTTGCTGCAGTCCACGTCAGCCGAGACGGCTGCATTCTGTTAATAGATTAGTTATAACCGGGCTAGAGTCGCGTGATAACACATCATCATACCAGACAGAACCCGACAACGAGCAGTAATAGCTGCGATTTCGAAAGCATTTTTTGGTTCGGCGGCTCAAAACGATACTGATTCTCCAACCGACATGGGTCCCCAATTTATAGAACCCACCCAGAGCagtcacaaaaaaaaaagcgccATTGATGTATGATGATGATTATGTGGGTTTTTATAGCGTATTCACAGCGTGTGCAAgtcaattaaatttttttgctATTAATTTAGCTTTGGTTGCAATTATAATAATTGGCAAGTAACGCAGCAAAAGGGATCGGATTTATCTCTTTATCTACCTTTCGCACACGTTGAATTATTCTTCTGAAATCCCCTTGTAGGTACACGCTGTTATTTATTGCTTTACAAGATTACATGTTGGTTTCGCAAAGATTCCCCTTCAGGCAATTAAAGTTTATACACGTTTTATAAATCGAATTAAGTCAACGATTACATTTAATGTGGTACCAAAATAATTATGAAATACTGGTGGACAAGACTAATGAGTAAACAAATTAAGTGGGTCTATTTTCGGAGGGCGTGATTCACAAATCCCCCCTATCGCAGAAATTCGTTTTAATTTGCGCTTGGTACTACCATCTATTTAATATACAGACCGCTTTTGAACAAAGCATACGTATAACCAGCATTCGGTGTCGATTCAGTTCATCCTTTGAGGGTCAGCTGCGTCACAGCCTCCTTGACGCTGGgatattgaaatttaaatccGGATGAGAGAGCTTTCTGTGGCTTGACTTTGGCGCCACTTAAAACCAGAGCTGCCCGCTCTGGTCCAAAGATGGCATGGACAACAAACTCAGGAACGGCGAAGATACACGGGCGATGAAGTGCTTTGGCAAAGGCCTGACAAATACATAAGATATTATAGGGTTTGTATAAGA
This genomic interval from Drosophila mauritiana strain mau12 chromosome 2R, ASM438214v1, whole genome shotgun sequence contains the following:
- the LOC117138035 gene encoding uncharacterized protein LOC117138035, which gives rise to MAHVQLNAGNGQTPSNGNNVEDNEPYQISDDDLDDLDDDCLLEEADTSGAGNNVGRGPYERAWTTEATRALIHIRGPMEGSFTEGRQKRTALWLHCTRQLQRLGFRYSAAKVQKKWHNILITYNKNLNKKYVSGYVHWEFFEEMFKYLQGKKADFDMHLPQQPSNAPQAPHSANGQNPNPGIPQQPLQLQPTPVSLKPGTPQMQLQLPPQTAAKDSQPYITPVDQVLLQAQMNLDSKSNDEFDEDSNSMSEVVRQPKMEYDGDQAAEAERTNDSSQHLEVNGKLYDLARPMGSHQAPGIPDDIWWKDYFERKLEVEREKIELQRNLQREQVQIQKMSLVQQERIERMKIDAINSLTGTLQKLVEAKCRRA
- the LOC117138036 gene encoding uncharacterized protein LOC117138036: MAEELKVFFEECRGQGFSAKEMLAVCQPLIWRIRLARIKKWCFILLPLVFIYLLWLCSDTFSWWLSALGRLVLIQILPLWDWRPYYQAMCLIPRDQSVQEQTPSLGKGETLWQNCALCEGLEGIAAVSNVSYSSLESEHLERGQPVIITDTGLQTDVRRLLEQIEKKSPQWLASEPCDVASNLLLRKLFNLQAALDKIHSWQGQTSNSWHLQLRNCQKKAVKSSRLFLDRPYYYPLHLAPYYSSWLLAVHQQKRNQADIYLRGLVLIQQLSGHFEMVLHPKKPCNKGICPSLRMRLNAGEGLIFTTDIWSLSYGLEKPHGKQTSLASIFEIDWQP
- the LOC117137560 gene encoding general odorant-binding protein 67, with product MLSKSQLLLLVVGFCLNAAVSADVDCSKRPSYVNPKTCCTMPDFVTDELKQKCIKFDMTPPPPSDGEGSGSFESKRRHHHPHPPPCFFSCIFNETGIYQNRKLDEAKLKNYLEEVFEDSSDLQTAATQAFTTCANKVAEFEANLPPRPAPSPPPGFPMCPHDAGHLMGCVFRNLMKNCPDSIRNDSQQCTEVKEYFTNCRPPRGPPPSAEDM